The sequence ATTGCCATTTAAATTAACAAGAACATCTTCTATTTTAGGGAGAGGATACCGATCGACCAATAAATACGGATTTAAGGTAGTTTTATAGTCTGCACAAATTCTAAGCGAACCGTCCGGCTTATTAATAGGTACCAGTGGTGATGCCCAGTCCGAGCAGTCGACGGGCTCGATGACGCCGGCGCTCAGCATGGCGTCCAGTTCGGCGTCCACGCGCTCGCGCAGCGCATAGGGCATCGGGCGTGCGCGATGGAACACCGGTGCTGCGCCCTCCCGCACCCTCAAGGTCGCCTTGCCGCCCTTGTACCGGCCCAGTCCGTCGCTGAACAACGCCTCATATCTGCCGAGCAAATTTACAATGTCTTGTTTACCTTGTCCACTGGCCTCGTCTATTACATAATTACATTTTAACTctggtatttttatatttagttcgACCAACCACCTCCTGCCCAACAAAGAAGTTGAGCCACCCTCTATAATGAACAACTCTAATTGTTTACTGCACTCATTGTAGGTCACTAAGGGTCTAATAATACCTAAAGGCCTAATAGGTGGCCCCGTGTAgtaattgaataccgttttatcgGGTTCTATATTTATATGAGAAAAATATCGGTCATATGTGGCCTTACTAATACAGGAAATTGCCGCGCCAGTATCTACTtccatattaatatatatgttgtCTATACATATCGGTAAACTCACCGCCGGATAGTTATTTAAACATAGGTGATGTAATTCTTCCTCGATGTCTCCGCCGTAATCCTCACTTGGTTCGTGATCGGCCACCCCAAAATGCATGGCActccgcgccggcgccgccgtcGCTGCCCCTCCGCGCCGGCCGGACGCCCGCGCTCCGCCACGGCCCGCGGGTCCCGTAGCCGCGCCCCAGTCCGGGCACACCCGCCGCAAGTGACCTGTACGCTGACACTTGCTGCACACATAATCCCGGAACTTGCAATTCGCGTAATTATGACTGCGTGCGCCACAGGCGTCGCAGTGCCTTTCTTGCCGGCCATTGGAATTTACGTTTCGCCGCTGTTGCGTAACTACAGGCGCCCGCGATTGTCCTCCGCTGAATGTGCCCGATCTCGCCCGACTCGCAAACATAACGGCCTGCATATCTCCCGTCCCGCTCGAACCCGTTACCTTCCCTTGCTCCACTATCGCCGCGTCCCTCTCTGCAGCCTCCAATGATGTAGCAAGTTTGACTGCAGCTGCAAAGGTTATGTTGTCGTCCTCCGCAAAAAGCCGCTGCCTAATCAAATCGCTGATTAAGCCACAAATGAACTGATCCCTAAGGTTACCGTTCAACTCTGAGCCAAATTTACAATGCTTGGATAGCCTTTTTAACTCCGCCACATACGTAGCTACATTTTCGCCGACATTTTGCCGCCTTTGCCGGAACCGGTATCTTTCGGCTAAAACCGACGGTGTTGGCTGCAAATGATGTGACATTAgttcttttattttatctaagGTTAGCTCCGCTGGCTTTGTAGGACTGGCCAAGTTCTCCAGTAGCTCATATGCCTCATCACCCATCGCTGCAATTAATACCGGCACTTTCATGTCGTCTTGCACTGCGTTGACCTTGTAGTACATTTCCACGCGATCCATGTACGATGACCACGCGCCATTGCTGACGTTAAATTCGTGTAGCTTGCCGAtcgacattttaatttatttaaatgtactgCACACGCGAAATTATCACTACCTGTCGCCACTGTAATGTATCCCGAGGGACTAGGAATACGGATAGGTTTCGTCAATAATAGGCACTGTACTTGTTCGAGGATTTATTCCGGACTGACGTACGTGACACacgtaaaacaatatatatgtGTCTACCTACATAGGTACATCACAAAAACATTGCAAGCAAAAACtaacagaggacctaccgcgaaccacgttcgtcgtgttgcctctctgtcgcacttataaaattttacgtaagtgtgacggggcggcaacacgtcgaacgtggttcgcggtaggccctctgctcagAAAACGGTTTTGCAAATAAACCGTTTATTGAATTTCGACTCTATGAACCACGGAATAAGGTTAAATATGGCATAAACGTCATGAATCTTTTGTCTAATAATTTGTAGCTCTTACGTACGCCGGTCCGTTCCTTTGCTACTCGTCAAGGACGTTTCCGGAGCCACGGGTAAATAAGATCCGTTTCTTCGAATACCCGTTTATCCGTGGAAACGGCTCTTAATTATACGTTTCTTAATTACACGTGTGGAACGGGCCAGAAAACCGTTTACTTATTATTCGGAAACGGGTATTCGGAACGTGTAAACGTAACACGGatccgaccgcgagccctagtccaaaccatctcaacataccgttctcaatttttgtcactacatcttcgttcagtccacacttttcccttatcacactgttcctaattctatcttgtaattttacaccacacacacttctcaacgctctcatttccactgcattcacttggctctgatgtttcttctgccatacccaactttcgctaccatacataagtgtaggcaccaacacccctctatgcacagccaaccgtgctttttgcgacaccttctggctgctcataaaagcgttgagtgccccattcacacgatttccagcattcactctcctttcaatgtcttcatcatgtttaccgtccctagtgaacaaggtccccagatacacaa is a genomic window of Cydia pomonella isolate Wapato2018A chromosome 15, ilCydPomo1, whole genome shotgun sequence containing:
- the LOC133525926 gene encoding uncharacterized protein LOC133525926, coding for MSIGKLHEFNVSNGAWSSYMDRVEMYYKVNAVQDDMKVPVLIAAMGDEAYELLENLASPTKPAELTLDKIKELMSHHLQPTPSVLAERYRFRQRRQNVGENVATYVAELKRLSKHCKFGSELNGNLRDQFICGLISDLIRQRLFAEDDNITFAAAVKLATSLEAAERDAAIVEQGKVTGSSGTGDMQAVMFASRARSGTFSGGQSRAPVVTQQRRNVNSNGRQERHCDACGARSHNYANCKFRDYVCSKCQRTGHLRRVCPDWGAATGPAGRGGARASGRRGGAATAAPARSAMHFGVADHEPSEDYGGDIEEELHHLCLNNYPAI